The following proteins are encoded in a genomic region of Parachlamydiales bacterium:
- a CDS encoding J domain-containing protein, protein MSSTALIVGSSVQASTIPDSSFIPSFYSRAYFLMMNIRWLNPSRVESKCLEKVGRSVKETFEINADKIDNLLVLKPRTDIFYRYFHRPVAGTLRLAISVALSFYVAPIGMAFNGAAVIFYIGKYVVTDSIIRRIYSDNVLKLAQIDQGIQKDLDNAFCHLKGLGCDILMGLPYLSKAILARLPLHMIRSIFQIIKITLPASTPIVVGFFTLLAAPLIAPFYSEFVISLSMDEEQRVGLHQSLLLGKEYGIRGPQGQFIEPGAEDDETLEGNGYFFTLYNDTASEIVKKLNILLDEKIVEMKSSQKYKDEIEGVQVKEERCLTSLKRRFFDTVPYGDCRMKYSYDKDSNLDAVQLKMRRVKSEFKHLFKKFDENHEVEFSIKSKDLETLYYRFFRLREILTELDNCREDRSGDKKINFKIPSFFLKEGFGDFSKNIKIAGDSWLKLVQSLNDGNVISLDNGKPTFVNEDFTNLYVDFRDKVLKKVAPEELLVISEGQARTPQAYKKSYHKLLLAVHPDKLPAGSSGALRTEADILFKILLQALIVAEK, encoded by the coding sequence ATGTCTAGTACAGCTCTCATAGTCGGAAGTAGTGTTCAAGCTAGTACAATTCCCGATTCTTCATTTATTCCGTCTTTCTATAGTAGAGCTTATTTCTTGATGATGAATATTCGTTGGTTAAATCCTTCCCGAGTAGAATCAAAATGCCTTGAGAAGGTAGGTCGTTCAGTCAAGGAAACATTTGAGATTAATGCAGATAAGATAGACAACTTACTGGTCCTTAAACCTAGGACTGATATTTTTTATCGATATTTTCATCGTCCAGTAGCAGGCACATTGCGCTTAGCTATCTCTGTAGCGTTATCGTTTTATGTTGCTCCTATTGGAATGGCTTTTAATGGGGCGGCTGTCATTTTCTATATCGGCAAATACGTGGTAACCGATTCTATTATAAGAAGAATTTATAGCGATAACGTTTTGAAACTTGCTCAAATAGATCAGGGTATCCAAAAAGATTTGGACAATGCCTTCTGTCATCTTAAGGGTTTAGGATGCGATATATTAATGGGCCTTCCATACCTATCTAAAGCAATACTTGCTAGGCTGCCCCTGCATATGATACGCTCTATCTTTCAAATCATAAAAATCACGTTGCCTGCTTCAACACCTATTGTGGTTGGATTTTTCACTTTGCTGGCAGCACCGTTAATCGCCCCTTTCTATTCCGAATTTGTTATTTCTCTCTCTATGGACGAAGAACAGCGCGTAGGGTTGCATCAGTCGCTGCTTTTAGGGAAAGAGTATGGCATCAGAGGCCCTCAAGGGCAGTTTATTGAGCCGGGTGCAGAAGACGATGAAACGCTAGAAGGAAATGGCTATTTCTTTACCCTCTATAATGATACTGCAAGCGAGATTGTAAAAAAGCTTAATATTCTCTTGGATGAGAAGATTGTAGAGATGAAATCTTCCCAGAAATATAAAGATGAAATTGAAGGCGTTCAGGTTAAAGAAGAAAGGTGCTTAACTTCCCTTAAGAGGCGTTTCTTTGATACTGTGCCCTATGGAGATTGCAGAATGAAATACAGCTACGACAAAGATTCAAATTTAGATGCTGTTCAGTTGAAGATGCGCAGAGTAAAATCTGAATTTAAACATCTTTTCAAAAAGTTTGATGAGAATCACGAAGTTGAATTCTCTATAAAAAGTAAAGATCTTGAAACTTTATATTATCGCTTTTTCCGTCTACGTGAAATCCTTACAGAGCTTGATAATTGCCGCGAAGATAGGAGCGGAGATAAGAAAATAAATTTCAAAATTCCAAGCTTTTTCCTAAAGGAAGGTTTTGGTGATTTCTCGAAAAACATCAAAATAGCAGGAGACAGCTGGTTAAAGCTCGTTCAATCATTAAATGACGGTAACGTCATTAGCCTCGATAACGGAAAACCAACATTTGTAAATGAAGACTTTACTAATTTATATGTAGACTTCCGCGATAAGGTTTTAAAAAAGGTTGCTCCTGAAGAGCTTCTTGTCATAAGTGAAGGCCAAGCCAGAACTCCTCAAGCATATAAGAAAAGTTACCACAAACTTTTGCTAGCAGTCCATCCTGATAAACTGCCTGCTGGTTCGTCAGGTGCGCTTAGAACAGAAGCTGATATTCTCTTTAAAATATTACTCCAAGCACTAATAGTCGCTGAAAAATAA
- a CDS encoding co-chaperone GroES gives MKNIKPLSNRLLVKRSKMEKSRGGILLPETAQEKPKIGEIIAAGPGKRDEDGNLTPLSVNVGDRVIFGAYAGTEVKDSSGDEEFLILSEDDILGIISN, from the coding sequence ATGAAGAATATCAAGCCTCTAAGCAACCGCTTGTTGGTCAAACGCTCCAAAATGGAAAAATCCAGGGGCGGCATCCTACTTCCTGAGACAGCGCAAGAAAAACCAAAAATCGGCGAAATCATAGCCGCCGGTCCCGGAAAAAGAGACGAAGATGGCAATCTTACACCCTTAAGCGTCAATGTGGGCGACCGCGTTATTTTTGGTGCCTACGCCGGCACTGAAGTTAAAGACTCCTCCGGCGATGAGGAATTCCTCATCCTCTCCGAAGATGATATCCTCGGCATCATTTCTAACTAA
- a CDS encoding YjbH domain-containing protein: MHKTTYLLIFLLCTFSSIRSQDFYCLEDSSECQLMKDLMIVDYWNRENSIRVPIYYNFLLMGGYFNMPSARMGDEGEIGIGYSHVHPYSIWNGRVQLIDRLELTGNYRIFNGIEDKNLSKHGFGDFSDKGANIKFAILRAEDSGYALPGVAIGFEDFLGTRNFKTRYIVATQVFKCLDLELTLGYGKQRYNRWFGGIQWLPFRRLYCLPWLESLALAAEYDATKYKSHKCEPHPHGREQRSPVNVGLKYRLWDSIDFSLAYVRGKKIAASLSAFYNFGETQGFLPKIDNALPYTSPINTEPLNELRPPDWLAAELAFALEEQGFQLLSAHLFYDECFQQALRIRVVNDCYRMESEVRQRLCALLAALIPSDFGYVIVVIDAEGFPAQEYRIPVAFLRRYGEGCLCDQEFITLAPLREVSCLPCGSYSSIYEGKLRSFCATVLPKTNTLFGSAKGKFKYSLGLNLFLDGFIYDETYYNVALGYNFLDDLSHCSGIDSLNPSQIINVRTDLVRYLSQPGVTVDNAYLQKNWNLGNGWFARGSVGLFEVEYGGIAAEFLYYPVNSNWALGFEGACLRKRTLKGLGFSDKVRKLNGFTPYYRGFLGSQGFVNLYYDLREANLEFRIKAGKFLANDLGARYEVSRYFPSGLRVTFWYTQTNGRDNLNGSRYYDKGVAFSMPLDVFYTCTCRNLWRYSIAAWLRDVGAIGSTGKTLYETIDDLRQ; encoded by the coding sequence ATGCATAAAACTACCTATCTCCTCATTTTTCTTCTTTGCACCTTCTCTTCAATTAGAAGTCAGGACTTTTACTGTCTGGAAGACTCCTCCGAATGTCAGCTAATGAAAGACCTGATGATCGTAGACTACTGGAACAGAGAAAACAGTATCCGCGTTCCCATCTACTATAACTTTCTCCTTATGGGGGGGTATTTCAATATGCCCTCAGCACGAATGGGCGACGAAGGGGAAATCGGTATAGGCTATTCCCATGTCCATCCCTACTCTATTTGGAACGGCCGCGTACAGCTGATCGACCGCCTCGAACTAACAGGCAACTACAGGATATTTAACGGAATAGAAGACAAAAACCTCTCTAAACACGGCTTTGGCGATTTTTCCGACAAGGGCGCCAATATCAAATTTGCTATTCTAAGAGCTGAAGACAGCGGCTATGCCCTCCCCGGTGTTGCTATCGGTTTTGAAGATTTCTTGGGTACCCGTAACTTCAAAACTCGCTATATCGTTGCAACTCAAGTATTTAAGTGTTTAGATCTCGAACTTACCCTAGGCTACGGAAAACAACGCTACAACCGCTGGTTCGGCGGTATACAATGGCTCCCTTTCCGACGCCTCTACTGCTTGCCATGGCTCGAATCTCTAGCCCTCGCTGCCGAATACGACGCTACCAAATACAAAAGCCATAAATGCGAACCCCACCCCCACGGCCGTGAACAAAGAAGCCCTGTCAATGTGGGCCTAAAATACAGATTATGGGACTCCATTGACTTCTCCCTAGCCTACGTTCGCGGCAAAAAAATCGCAGCCTCCCTCAGCGCTTTCTACAATTTTGGTGAAACTCAAGGGTTCCTTCCTAAAATCGACAACGCCCTTCCCTACACCTCCCCTATCAATACAGAACCTCTAAACGAACTCCGCCCCCCCGACTGGCTTGCTGCTGAACTTGCCTTCGCCTTAGAAGAACAAGGTTTCCAGCTACTCTCCGCTCACCTTTTCTATGATGAATGCTTCCAGCAAGCTCTTCGCATCCGTGTTGTCAACGACTGCTACCGCATGGAAAGCGAAGTCCGCCAAAGGCTCTGCGCTCTCCTAGCTGCCCTCATCCCCTCCGACTTCGGCTACGTCATCGTCGTCATCGATGCAGAAGGTTTCCCCGCCCAAGAATACCGCATCCCCGTCGCTTTCCTACGCCGCTATGGAGAAGGCTGCCTCTGCGATCAAGAATTTATCACCCTCGCCCCCCTACGTGAAGTTTCATGCCTTCCGTGCGGCTCATACAGCTCTATCTACGAGGGAAAACTTCGCTCTTTCTGCGCAACCGTCCTCCCCAAAACTAACACTCTCTTCGGAAGCGCCAAAGGTAAATTCAAATACTCTCTAGGCCTCAACCTCTTCCTTGATGGTTTCATCTACGACGAAACATACTACAACGTTGCCCTCGGCTACAATTTCCTAGACGACCTAAGCCACTGCAGCGGCATAGATAGCCTTAACCCCTCGCAAATCATCAACGTCCGCACCGACCTGGTAAGATACCTCAGCCAGCCCGGCGTCACAGTGGATAACGCCTACCTCCAAAAAAATTGGAACCTGGGCAACGGATGGTTCGCCCGCGGCTCCGTCGGCCTCTTCGAAGTGGAATACGGCGGCATCGCAGCTGAATTCCTATACTATCCCGTCAACTCCAACTGGGCCCTCGGCTTCGAAGGCGCATGCCTCCGCAAAAGAACTCTCAAAGGCCTCGGCTTCAGCGATAAAGTACGCAAACTTAACGGCTTCACCCCCTATTACAGAGGATTCCTTGGCTCTCAAGGCTTCGTCAACCTCTACTACGACCTCAGAGAAGCTAACCTGGAATTCCGTATCAAAGCCGGTAAATTCCTTGCCAATGACCTCGGCGCCCGCTACGAAGTCTCACGCTACTTCCCAAGCGGCCTCCGCGTCACCTTCTGGTACACTCAAACCAACGGCAGAGACAACCTCAACGGCAGCCGCTACTACGACAAAGGCGTCGCCTTCTCTATGCCCCTTGATGTCTTCTACACCTGCACCTGCCGCAACCTGTGGCGCTACAGCATAGCCGCCTGGCTCCGCGACGTCGGCGCCATCGGATCCACCGGCAAAACCCTCTACGAAACTATCGACGACCTCCGCCAATAG
- a CDS encoding 50S ribosomal protein L11 methyltransferase, with the protein METYNLTLNSNADADLVWEQLAAAGLQPLYAIEEGNSTIIAANADFSPESLPNISHIEKITLPEINWVEQWELHGANFHDGLVHIEYPPLKLKPGPGFGDLSHPTTSLILNLLPQYVKDQHVVDVGSGSGILTLAADALGATSSTGIDIEPQAVTHAQENAILNNSNAVFFLPDDLPALPSPTITLMNMVQNEQESAWPHYLSIWQNSSLLITSGILNKKKYLKFMLQNGWTPIHSTTLNKWHAFVFKRK; encoded by the coding sequence ATGGAGACGTACAACCTAACTCTTAATTCAAATGCAGACGCAGACCTAGTATGGGAACAGCTTGCAGCAGCGGGTCTTCAACCTCTCTATGCTATTGAAGAAGGTAATTCCACCATCATAGCCGCCAATGCAGACTTTAGTCCTGAGTCGCTTCCCAACATTTCCCATATAGAGAAGATAACCCTTCCTGAGATCAATTGGGTTGAACAGTGGGAGCTTCATGGAGCTAACTTCCATGATGGTCTTGTCCACATCGAATATCCACCCCTTAAGCTTAAGCCGGGCCCTGGCTTCGGTGATCTCTCGCATCCTACAACATCTCTTATCTTAAACCTGCTTCCTCAATATGTTAAGGATCAGCATGTTGTTGACGTTGGTTCCGGCAGCGGTATTTTGACCCTGGCAGCTGATGCTCTCGGTGCAACATCTTCTACTGGAATAGACATCGAACCTCAAGCTGTTACACACGCCCAAGAAAATGCCATCCTTAATAATTCTAATGCCGTCTTCTTCTTGCCTGATGACTTACCAGCCCTTCCTTCTCCCACAATTACGTTGATGAATATGGTTCAAAATGAACAAGAGTCCGCTTGGCCCCACTATTTGTCTATCTGGCAGAATTCCTCCCTCCTTATTACTTCCGGCATCCTTAATAAAAAGAAATACCTGAAATTCATGCTTCAGAATGGGTGGACTCCTATCCATTCGACTACTTTAAACAAATGGCATGCTTTTGTCTTTAAGCGAAAGTAA
- the groL gene encoding chaperonin GroEL (60 kDa chaperone family; promotes refolding of misfolded polypeptides especially under stressful conditions; forms two stacked rings of heptamers to form a barrel-shaped 14mer; ends can be capped by GroES; misfolded proteins enter the barrel where they are refolded when GroES binds), with the protein MSKLLQFHDEALKRAMRGVRALARAVKVTLGPKGRNVVIGKEFGAPLSTKDGVTVAKEIFLKDKFENVGAQVVKEVASKTSDVAGDGTTTAIVLAEAMMSIGMKAVASGANPMIMKHGIEKGVEALVKKLRQLASPVESSEEIKQIATISANNDPEFGLIISEAMEKVGKDGIISITENKTIETTLKVVEGMQFSNGYLSPYFVTNPENMTVEYDNVAIFITDKKISNIKEILPILEQAAQERKPLIIIADDIDSEALSTLVVNKLKGVLNVCAIKAPGFGDRRKAMLQDIAILTGGQVVSEDLGMKIEDTTPDQFGQAKKIKINKDETTIIEGQGNDKLVKERIEQLRHALSDPETSDYEKRNLEERLAKLAGGVAVIQLGAATETELQEKKARVEDALHATRAAVAEGIVPGGGVALLRALPVLDSLNLHGDEKIGVDILREALFAPAREIANNCGEQGDLIAEKIFAATNAMGYNGLTGKFEDLIKAGVIDPVKVTITALTNAATVVSLLLTTACIITDKPKPKSSNPPMDMGGMGGMGGMGGMGGMGMM; encoded by the coding sequence ATGTCTAAACTACTCCAATTTCATGATGAAGCCCTCAAACGCGCCATGCGCGGTGTGCGCGCCCTCGCTAGAGCCGTTAAAGTAACTCTAGGTCCTAAAGGCCGCAATGTCGTCATCGGTAAAGAATTCGGCGCACCTCTCTCCACAAAAGACGGCGTCACTGTTGCTAAAGAAATCTTCCTCAAAGATAAATTCGAAAACGTAGGTGCCCAAGTCGTCAAAGAAGTCGCATCTAAGACTTCCGACGTTGCCGGTGACGGTACAACAACTGCTATCGTTCTAGCTGAAGCTATGATGTCCATCGGCATGAAAGCCGTAGCATCCGGCGCTAATCCGATGATCATGAAACATGGTATCGAGAAAGGTGTGGAAGCTCTCGTAAAAAAACTTCGTCAGCTTGCTTCTCCAGTCGAATCTTCCGAAGAAATAAAACAGATCGCTACCATCTCCGCTAATAATGATCCTGAATTCGGTTTGATCATCAGCGAAGCCATGGAAAAAGTCGGCAAAGACGGAATCATTTCTATCACCGAAAATAAAACGATCGAAACAACGCTTAAAGTTGTGGAAGGAATGCAGTTCTCCAACGGCTACCTCTCTCCTTACTTCGTGACTAATCCAGAAAATATGACCGTTGAGTATGACAACGTAGCTATCTTCATTACGGATAAGAAGATCTCCAACATAAAAGAAATCCTACCTATCCTCGAACAAGCAGCTCAAGAACGCAAACCGCTGATCATCATCGCTGATGATATAGACAGTGAAGCGCTATCTACTCTTGTTGTAAACAAGCTGAAAGGCGTCCTCAATGTCTGCGCTATCAAAGCTCCCGGCTTCGGCGACCGCAGAAAAGCAATGCTTCAAGACATCGCCATCCTAACAGGCGGCCAAGTCGTGTCAGAAGACCTGGGCATGAAGATCGAAGACACAACACCCGATCAATTCGGCCAGGCCAAGAAAATCAAAATCAATAAAGACGAGACGACAATTATCGAGGGCCAAGGCAACGATAAATTAGTCAAGGAACGCATCGAACAACTCAGACACGCACTATCTGACCCTGAAACTAGCGACTACGAAAAACGCAATCTCGAAGAAAGACTGGCTAAGCTTGCCGGCGGCGTTGCTGTCATCCAACTGGGTGCAGCCACTGAAACTGAACTTCAAGAGAAAAAAGCCCGCGTTGAAGACGCCCTGCACGCAACACGCGCTGCTGTGGCTGAAGGCATCGTTCCAGGCGGCGGCGTAGCACTTCTGCGTGCACTTCCAGTCCTAGATAGCCTAAATCTCCATGGCGACGAGAAAATCGGCGTAGACATACTACGTGAAGCTCTATTCGCTCCTGCACGCGAAATTGCAAACAATTGCGGCGAACAAGGCGACCTCATCGCAGAGAAAATCTTTGCTGCAACGAATGCTATGGGCTATAACGGCCTTACAGGAAAGTTTGAAGACCTCATCAAAGCCGGCGTCATCGACCCCGTCAAGGTAACAATCACAGCCCTTACAAATGCTGCTACTGTAGTTTCCCTACTTCTTACCACTGCTTGCATTATCACCGACAAACCTAAACCTAAGTCTAGCAATCCTCCTATGGATATGGGTGGAATGGGTGGTATGGGTGGTATGGGTGGCATGGGTGGCATGGGCATGATGTAA
- a CDS encoding glycosyltransferase family 2 protein: MKISVTILTKNSQKYLHEVLRSLAAFDEVVIYDTGSTDATLDIAQSYPNVVIFERPFEGFGPSHNKATDLAKNDWILSIDSDEIVTETMLNEIFKTPLNTQTVYSFPRENLYNRKVIRGCGWYPDRQYRLYNRTKTKFSDAQVHEQVITRDMQIVEMQYPIRHYSYNSISDFLTKMQLYSDLFAKQNTGKRKASVLTAIGHGSFAFFKSYFLKKGFLDGYEGYIISKYNGHTAFYKYLKLREANLRKGS, translated from the coding sequence ATGAAAATCAGCGTCACAATACTCACAAAAAATAGCCAAAAATACCTGCACGAAGTCCTTCGCTCTCTGGCAGCATTTGATGAAGTGGTCATCTACGACACAGGCTCTACAGATGCTACCTTAGATATAGCGCAATCCTACCCCAATGTCGTTATATTCGAAAGACCCTTTGAAGGCTTTGGGCCCTCTCACAATAAAGCCACGGATCTTGCTAAGAACGATTGGATCCTCTCCATCGACAGCGACGAAATCGTTACCGAAACTATGCTGAATGAAATTTTTAAAACACCTCTCAACACCCAAACCGTCTACTCCTTCCCTCGCGAAAACCTATACAACAGGAAAGTCATCCGCGGCTGCGGCTGGTACCCCGACCGTCAATATCGCCTTTACAATAGAACAAAAACAAAATTTTCCGACGCACAAGTCCACGAACAAGTCATCACACGCGATATGCAGATTGTCGAAATGCAATATCCCATAAGACACTACTCCTACAACTCCATCAGCGACTTCCTAACAAAAATGCAACTCTACAGCGACCTCTTCGCTAAACAAAATACCGGCAAACGCAAAGCCTCCGTCCTCACCGCCATAGGACACGGCTCTTTTGCCTTCTTCAAAAGCTACTTCCTAAAGAAAGGCTTCCTCGATGGATACGAAGGCTATATCATTTCAAAATACAACGGCCACACCGCCTTCTACAAATACCTCAAACTCCGCGAAGCTAACCTCCGCAAAGGCAGCTAG